A section of the Metabacillus endolithicus genome encodes:
- a CDS encoding putative holin-like toxin, protein MMLMLTVFQTIMLMIAFASLVLSIISFRDKK, encoded by the coding sequence ATGATGCTTATGTTGACAGTATTTCAAACGATAATGCTAATGATAGCATTTGCAAGTTTGGTGTTGTCGATCATATCTTTTAGAGACAAAAAATAA
- a CDS encoding phytoene/squalene synthase family protein, whose amino-acid sequence MEKKQRQADFHYCERIIKKHSKSFYYTFSQLPCEKANAVYAIYAFCRTADECADGKHSSQKKIKLLSQLKKELDLFNNQEELDKPLWRALRHVFNTYDMDIRPFYDQLTGQSMDLTFTPPNTMNDLEKYSYYVAGSVGLMLLPVIASKSSEDLRLAVTNLGVAMQITNVLRDIGEDYHQKNRIYLPKEVLTYFQYSQSDLHNSLINDNFINLWEKLAARAELLYNKFLLSIELLDPDSQLPVCLSAHIYRGILDAVRNNGYQCLTTRNYVTKENMVQINTEVNNIFDLREGDALTVEK is encoded by the coding sequence ATGGAAAAAAAGCAAAGGCAAGCGGATTTTCATTATTGTGAAAGAATAATAAAAAAACATTCCAAAAGCTTTTACTATACTTTTTCACAACTACCTTGTGAAAAAGCAAATGCCGTTTATGCGATCTATGCTTTTTGCAGAACTGCAGATGAGTGTGCAGATGGAAAACATTCATCCCAAAAAAAGATTAAGCTGCTGAGTCAATTAAAGAAAGAACTAGATTTGTTCAATAATCAAGAGGAATTGGACAAACCTCTATGGCGCGCACTTAGACATGTATTTAATACGTATGATATGGATATTCGCCCCTTTTATGACCAGCTGACAGGCCAATCCATGGATTTAACATTTACACCCCCAAACACAATGAATGATTTGGAAAAATACAGTTACTACGTAGCTGGATCTGTTGGTTTAATGCTTTTACCTGTCATCGCTTCGAAATCTTCGGAAGATCTACGTTTAGCGGTAACAAATCTAGGTGTAGCCATGCAAATAACCAATGTACTTCGAGATATTGGTGAAGATTATCATCAGAAAAATCGCATTTATTTGCCCAAAGAAGTACTTACATACTTTCAATATTCACAAAGTGATTTACATAATAGCTTAATTAATGATAATTTCATCAACTTATGGGAAAAACTTGCTGCACGTGCAGAATTATTATATAACAAGTTTTTATTAAGTATAGAGCTGCTGGATCCTGATAGCCAATTACCAGTATGTTTGTCTGCTCATATATACAGAGGCATACTTGACGCTGTACGGAACAATGGCTATCAATGTTTAACAACGAGGAATTATGTTACGAAAGAAAACATGGTCCAAATCAACACTGAAGTGAACAACATCTTTGATTTGCGAGAAGGAGATGCATTAACAGTTGAAAAATAA
- a CDS encoding LLM class flavin-dependent oxidoreductase produces the protein MTINRPSKSINDISFSVLDLASIVQGGTPGQSFQHSVELAQLTEKLGYKRYWLAEHHNMPGIASSATSIVIGHVAAHTSTIRVGSGGIMLPNHSPLVIAEQFGTLEAMFPGRIDLGLGRAPGTDQQTAHAIRGANYTNGDDFPEQLEQLQAYFQGTGPVRAIPGEGANIPIWLLGSSGFSARLSAQLGMPFAFASHFSPENTLPALKLYYDNFQPSEDYKEPYAMVAVNVIAADTDEEAELLASSIKQSFLNMIRNTPSKLQPPLENLDELMSPYEKAILEKQLSSTIIGSPNNVKEKLQSFLDETKADEIMVSTMVYDHNARLYSHKLVAEIMG, from the coding sequence GATCTTGCATCCATTGTGCAAGGAGGGACGCCTGGCCAATCCTTTCAACATTCGGTAGAGTTAGCACAGTTAACGGAAAAACTAGGCTATAAACGGTACTGGTTAGCGGAGCACCATAATATGCCTGGCATAGCAAGCTCTGCAACATCTATCGTCATCGGCCATGTAGCAGCACATACTTCTACTATTCGGGTAGGTTCCGGCGGAATCATGCTTCCAAACCATTCGCCCCTGGTAATCGCGGAGCAATTTGGAACCCTCGAAGCGATGTTTCCAGGCCGAATTGATTTAGGATTAGGGCGTGCACCGGGAACTGACCAACAAACTGCTCATGCTATTCGTGGGGCAAACTACACCAATGGCGATGATTTTCCGGAACAATTAGAACAACTACAAGCCTATTTTCAAGGTACTGGACCGGTACGAGCAATCCCTGGTGAAGGAGCTAATATCCCTATTTGGTTGTTAGGTTCTAGTGGATTTAGTGCAAGATTATCAGCACAACTCGGGATGCCGTTTGCTTTCGCCAGTCATTTTTCACCTGAAAACACACTGCCAGCCCTAAAATTATATTACGATAACTTCCAACCGTCGGAGGATTATAAAGAGCCTTACGCAATGGTAGCAGTAAACGTCATTGCGGCAGATACGGATGAGGAAGCAGAATTGCTAGCCAGTTCCATCAAACAAAGCTTCCTAAACATGATAAGGAACACACCATCAAAGCTACAACCACCATTAGAGAATTTAGATGAGCTCATGAGCCCATATGAAAAGGCAATTTTAGAAAAACAATTAAGCTCCACAATCATTGGGAGTCCTAACAACGTAAAGGAAAAGCTGCAATCCTTCTTAGATGAGACGAAGGCAGATGAGATAATGGTGAGCACAATGGTTTATGATCACAACGCCCGACTATACTCCCACAAACTTGTGGCTGAAATAATGGGGTAA
- a CDS encoding alpha/beta hydrolase fold domain-containing protein, translating to MFTVMIAKLLRFLPNQAKKTHMIPLQQVKMKKDVVVETSVHPTNISLYYPLEAKQKKFPVYINFHGGAFIMNEKEMDDPYCRYLANQAECVVLNVDYAKAPEFPFPKPIEQGYEIIQWLKRRAEDLNIDAGKFMVGGQSSGANIAAALCLYLEEKGEHQPLLQVLSCPMLDFATPHADKPEPDKWRARYPQVAHFLNMCYVPDKGQAEHPHASPVRAEMSGRLASLLFL from the coding sequence ATGTTCACTGTTATGATTGCAAAATTACTGCGTTTCCTCCCTAATCAAGCAAAAAAGACACATATGATTCCCTTGCAGCAAGTGAAAATGAAAAAAGACGTGGTGGTTGAAACATCTGTTCATCCTACTAATATATCCTTGTACTATCCTTTGGAAGCCAAACAGAAAAAGTTCCCTGTCTATATCAATTTTCATGGTGGAGCGTTCATCATGAATGAGAAGGAGATGGATGATCCTTATTGCCGTTACCTAGCCAATCAGGCAGAATGTGTTGTTCTTAATGTTGATTATGCGAAAGCACCAGAGTTCCCTTTTCCCAAACCAATTGAACAGGGCTATGAAATTATTCAATGGTTAAAAAGAAGAGCCGAGGATTTGAATATTGATGCGGGAAAATTTATGGTTGGCGGACAGAGTTCTGGGGCAAATATTGCAGCAGCCCTTTGTCTTTATCTGGAAGAGAAAGGAGAACATCAGCCACTGCTCCAAGTACTGTCTTGCCCGATGCTGGATTTTGCCACCCCCCATGCAGATAAACCGGAACCGGATAAATGGCGTGCCAGATATCCTCAAGTAGCACATTTTTTGAACATGTGCTATGTCCCTGACAAAGGACAAGCGGAGCATCCACATGCTTCCCCTGTTCGTGCAGAGATGAGTGGCCGCTTAGCTTCACTCTTATTCTTATAG
- a CDS encoding phytanoyl-CoA dioxygenase family protein has protein sequence MTNYKVLTQEQVNQFIELGWVKVEQAFPKEVALEAQKIVWENVEKRGVTKNDRSTWKEEMVQLNETYEHDEFQKCNTKRLADAIEDLVGEGRWADRTVYGESDKKVGYGWWPVNFSQGALKPWNVPTTGWHWDGIQFHHYIDSPEQGLLCLNLFSEIGKQGGGTLVAEGSHKVIAKFLSQQHDGIELEEGIRALNKQHPWFSELTGSKKDNTTNDEENRIEKFMENPFVDEDGIKLQVIETTGNPGDVILCHPFLYHAASQNHSGIPRFMCNRTTPLTERININRADGNYSPLELSIKSVLHKEATI, from the coding sequence TTGACAAATTATAAGGTGTTAACTCAAGAGCAAGTTAATCAGTTCATTGAATTAGGCTGGGTAAAGGTTGAACAAGCATTTCCTAAAGAGGTGGCGTTAGAAGCTCAAAAAATTGTTTGGGAAAATGTTGAAAAACGAGGAGTTACAAAGAATGATCGTTCAACTTGGAAGGAAGAAATGGTTCAATTAAATGAAACCTATGAACATGATGAATTCCAGAAATGTAATACAAAAAGATTAGCAGATGCCATTGAAGATCTTGTCGGGGAGGGGCGATGGGCGGACAGGACAGTATATGGAGAGAGTGATAAGAAGGTTGGCTATGGATGGTGGCCAGTTAATTTTTCTCAAGGTGCTCTCAAACCATGGAATGTACCGACTACAGGATGGCATTGGGATGGTATTCAATTTCACCATTATATTGACAGTCCTGAACAAGGGCTACTTTGCTTAAATTTATTCTCTGAAATAGGAAAACAAGGTGGAGGCACACTTGTGGCAGAAGGTTCACATAAAGTGATAGCAAAATTTCTTTCCCAGCAACATGACGGAATTGAGCTTGAAGAAGGCATCCGTGCTTTGAATAAGCAGCACCCGTGGTTTTCCGAATTAACAGGCTCTAAAAAGGATAACACAACGAATGATGAAGAAAATCGGATCGAGAAATTTATGGAAAATCCGTTTGTTGATGAAGATGGTATCAAGCTTCAGGTGATTGAAACCACCGGAAACCCTGGAGATGTGATTTTATGCCACCCGTTTTTATATCATGCTGCTTCACAGAATCATTCAGGCATTCCTCGTTTCATGTGTAATCGGACTACTCCACTAACTGAAAGAATTAACATAAACCGGGCAGACGGGAATTATTCACCATTGGAGTTGAGTATTAAATCGGTTTTACACAAAGAAGCTACAATATAA
- a CDS encoding glycosyl-4,4'-diaponeurosporenoate acyltransferase has translation MCNKLPLAWFLKDTFWFRIFSWEKYGELWQRLFRVKAWKGYLIDGTIFLKKGYSKKSLHGIGAGDLILFAAETKRAELTHWLSILPAPLFFFWNPVGAGWMMILYALCFNLPIIVVQRYNRGRITAITSEFDKR, from the coding sequence ATGTGCAATAAGCTGCCTTTGGCATGGTTTTTGAAAGACACTTTTTGGTTTCGGATTTTCTCTTGGGAAAAATACGGAGAATTGTGGCAACGTTTATTTCGGGTGAAAGCATGGAAAGGTTATCTTATAGATGGCACGATTTTTCTTAAAAAAGGATACAGTAAAAAGAGCTTACACGGCATCGGAGCTGGAGATTTAATTCTCTTTGCTGCGGAAACAAAACGAGCAGAGTTAACACATTGGCTTTCCATTCTGCCTGCTCCTCTGTTCTTTTTTTGGAATCCAGTAGGGGCAGGCTGGATGATGATCCTGTATGCCCTTTGCTTCAACCTTCCTATTATCGTTGTTCAACGCTACAATCGGGGGCGTATTACTGCCATTACTTCAGAGTTTGATAAGAGATGA
- a CDS encoding alpha/beta hydrolase encodes MLIAEYDAFRPEAEYYSEKLKASGVNVHEEIFKGCTHAFTHLGPKERAEEAWKLVAEKIRAAATSYEN; translated from the coding sequence ATTCTTATAGCGGAGTACGACGCATTCAGACCTGAAGCCGAATATTATTCTGAGAAATTAAAAGCATCTGGAGTAAACGTTCATGAAGAAATATTCAAAGGCTGTACACATGCTTTTACCCATCTAGGCCCAAAAGAAAGAGCGGAAGAGGCTTGGAAACTTGTCGCAGAGAAAATCAGAGCGGCGGCCACATCCTATGAAAATTAA
- a CDS encoding tannase/feruloyl esterase family alpha/beta hydrolase: MNKKKRFSILLTVVLVIMSLIPSSVFAESVSVLKVGESEKEENTNKPTTKGGAKDEIPQLAPAQPGNLKQCVNLLETFEFNNTTITSAELIADGTLSNAGKPVGEHCLVKGKMNERVSSVDGQTYAIGFEMRLPVEWAGRFLYQANGGADGNVVTANGSIGGGPLENGLQKGFAVISSDAGHTSAQNVGFGFDPQARLDFGYQAVGTLTPMAKSLIEAAYGREPDRSYIAGGSNGGRHTMVAASRYADQYDGFLAIAPGFNLPKSAVAQLWGVQQWAKVATDINNLETALPLAERQVIAEAILDRCDGLDRLNDGIVQDTERCQKVFSVERDVPTCELERDGTCLTVEQKQVVKDVFAGARTSSGEQIYTSFPFDPGLVHNGWGLWKFRISVALDPGTVSHIFLSPPEGFNGKTPPEYALSFDVDNKWQLIYESNDLYTESAMEFMTPPDPTNLDTLRNSGAKMIVAHGSSDGIFSSDDTRRWYKELDANYRNKADEFVRYFEVPGMGHVSGGPATDQFDGLGALIDWVEYGKAPDRIIATARGEGNPGGVNPEVPSTWAPDRSRPLCSYPLVARYKKGDPEVASSFECKPSSGGPGLNR; this comes from the coding sequence ATGAACAAGAAAAAACGTTTTTCCATTCTACTAACAGTAGTTCTTGTCATCATGTCGTTAATTCCTTCTAGTGTTTTTGCAGAAAGTGTAAGCGTTTTAAAAGTAGGTGAATCCGAAAAAGAAGAAAATACAAACAAACCTACAACTAAAGGTGGGGCAAAAGATGAAATTCCACAGCTTGCTCCAGCACAGCCAGGCAATCTGAAGCAGTGTGTGAATCTGCTAGAAACGTTTGAGTTTAATAATACCACTATCACATCGGCAGAGCTTATTGCAGATGGAACACTGTCCAATGCCGGTAAGCCTGTTGGCGAGCATTGTCTCGTCAAGGGAAAAATGAACGAGCGAGTGAGCTCTGTAGATGGTCAGACGTATGCTATCGGTTTTGAAATGCGGCTTCCAGTTGAATGGGCGGGACGGTTCCTCTATCAAGCAAATGGTGGAGCGGATGGCAACGTCGTAACAGCAAATGGAAGTATCGGAGGCGGCCCGCTGGAAAACGGACTGCAAAAGGGCTTTGCTGTCATTAGCTCGGACGCAGGTCACACTTCAGCTCAAAACGTTGGGTTCGGATTTGATCCGCAGGCACGTCTTGACTTCGGTTACCAAGCAGTCGGAACGCTTACACCTATGGCTAAGAGCTTGATTGAAGCTGCGTATGGACGCGAGCCTGACCGCTCATATATTGCCGGAGGCTCAAATGGCGGGCGTCACACCATGGTCGCTGCTTCACGCTATGCAGATCAGTACGATGGTTTTTTAGCCATAGCGCCAGGATTTAACTTGCCCAAGTCCGCGGTAGCCCAGCTGTGGGGAGTTCAACAATGGGCAAAGGTTGCAACAGACATAAACAACTTGGAGACAGCGCTACCTTTGGCCGAGCGTCAAGTTATCGCAGAGGCGATTTTAGACCGTTGTGATGGTCTTGATCGGCTAAACGACGGAATCGTACAGGACACTGAACGTTGCCAGAAAGTCTTTAGCGTTGAGCGAGACGTACCTACTTGTGAGTTGGAGCGGGACGGCACCTGCTTAACGGTAGAACAGAAGCAAGTCGTGAAGGATGTTTTTGCGGGCGCTCGTACTAGCTCAGGAGAACAGATCTACACTTCTTTCCCATTTGATCCGGGACTTGTTCATAATGGGTGGGGGTTATGGAAGTTCAGAATTTCCGTTGCTCTCGATCCAGGAACTGTTAGCCACATTTTCCTATCGCCCCCTGAAGGGTTTAATGGAAAAACGCCACCGGAATATGCTCTTAGCTTTGATGTGGACAATAAATGGCAACTTATCTATGAGTCTAACGATTTGTATACAGAGAGTGCCATGGAATTTATGACGCCGCCTGATCCAACGAATTTGGACACCCTGCGGAATTCAGGAGCTAAAATGATCGTGGCACACGGTTCATCAGACGGTATCTTCTCCTCTGATGACACAAGGCGCTGGTACAAGGAACTCGACGCGAACTACCGGAACAAAGCCGATGAGTTCGTCAGATATTTTGAGGTGCCTGGCATGGGCCATGTCAGTGGCGGTCCTGCAACTGACCAGTTTGATGGCCTAGGCGCTTTAATCGATTGGGTTGAATACGGCAAGGCACCGGACCGTATTATAGCGACAGCGCGAGGTGAGGGAAATCCAGGCGGTGTTAACCCTGAGGTACCTTCCACATGGGCACCGGACCGTTCTCGTCCTTTATGCTCTTATCCATTAGTGGCTCGCTATAAAAAAGGCGACCCGGAAGTGGCAAGCAGTTTCGAGTGCAAACCGAGTTCAGGAGGACCTGGTCTCAACCGATAG
- a CDS encoding phytoene desaturase family protein: MKNKTVLVIGGGLGEFSAAISLAQSGYEVSLYEKNDHIGGKLNRLDQDGFGFDLGPSILTMPHIFEKLFSASGKSMKDYVPIEKLDHQWRSFFPDGNIIDLYEDLKEMQAKNPSLSEKDMREYQDLLRYSKRLYDMTDKTYFQHGADKTREIMKHTSLFTVLKNFDLFSTVHGGIDKRISNEQFRDMLSYFIKYVGSSPYDAPAVLNMMIYMQHDQGVWYVPGGLHKLANGLVKLAEEVGVQFHLGRKIVRLEKKNGEITGAVLEDGTKLTANYYVSNMEVIPVYERLLEEDNHFVNKLKKKFEPASSGLVMHLGVKKSYPQLRHHNFFFAENMKQQMQSIFHRHELPDDPVIYLVNVNKTDPAQAPVGHENIKVLPHIPYIRNRKPFTQQDYEQFAEQVLIKLEKMGLHDLRENIVTKDVWTPEDIRRMYGSDRGAIYGTVSDRKKNKGFKHPKQSERYHNLYFVGGTVNPGGGMPMVTLSGQLVGKKIVQRDSSSA, from the coding sequence TTGAAAAATAAAACCGTATTAGTTATCGGAGGCGGACTCGGTGAATTCTCGGCTGCGATTTCACTTGCACAGTCTGGATACGAAGTCTCTTTATATGAAAAAAATGATCATATTGGAGGAAAGCTGAACCGACTGGATCAGGATGGTTTCGGTTTTGATTTGGGTCCATCCATCCTTACAATGCCACACATCTTTGAAAAATTGTTTTCAGCAAGTGGAAAATCCATGAAGGACTACGTTCCGATTGAAAAGCTAGATCATCAATGGCGCTCCTTTTTCCCTGATGGAAATATCATAGATTTATATGAAGACTTGAAGGAAATGCAAGCAAAAAATCCATCCCTGAGTGAAAAGGATATGCGTGAATATCAAGATCTGCTTCGCTATTCGAAAAGACTTTATGATATGACGGATAAAACCTATTTTCAGCATGGTGCCGATAAGACGAGAGAAATCATGAAACATACGAGCCTGTTCACTGTTTTAAAGAACTTTGATCTTTTTTCTACCGTTCATGGAGGGATTGATAAACGGATAAGTAATGAACAGTTTCGGGACATGCTTTCTTATTTTATCAAGTATGTTGGTTCGTCTCCTTATGATGCACCGGCTGTTCTAAACATGATGATTTACATGCAGCATGACCAGGGTGTATGGTATGTACCCGGTGGTTTGCATAAACTGGCGAATGGCCTTGTGAAGCTGGCTGAAGAAGTTGGTGTTCAGTTCCACCTTGGCAGAAAGATTGTTAGGCTTGAAAAAAAGAACGGTGAAATCACGGGAGCCGTTTTGGAAGATGGAACAAAGCTAACAGCGAACTATTATGTTTCTAATATGGAAGTCATACCAGTATACGAACGATTGCTAGAGGAAGACAACCATTTTGTGAATAAATTAAAGAAGAAATTCGAGCCAGCCAGCTCAGGCCTCGTGATGCATTTGGGCGTAAAAAAGAGCTATCCGCAGCTGCGCCATCATAATTTCTTTTTCGCAGAAAATATGAAGCAGCAAATGCAATCAATCTTTCATCGTCATGAACTTCCGGATGATCCGGTCATTTATTTGGTTAACGTCAATAAAACAGATCCAGCGCAGGCGCCAGTTGGACATGAAAATATAAAAGTACTGCCACATATTCCTTATATTCGAAATCGTAAACCTTTCACACAGCAGGATTATGAACAATTCGCTGAGCAAGTGCTTATCAAATTGGAGAAAATGGGACTCCACGATTTGCGTGAGAATATCGTTACAAAGGATGTATGGACACCGGAAGATATTAGGCGGATGTATGGCTCTGACAGGGGGGCGATTTATGGAACCGTGTCAGATCGTAAGAAAAATAAAGGATTCAAGCATCCAAAACAGAGTGAACGCTATCACAATTTATATTTTGTCGGTGGAACCGTAAACCCCGGCGGAGGAATGCCGATGGTCACGTTAAGCGGTCAGCTTGTAGGCAAGAAAATTGTTCAAAGAGACTCATCATCTGCCTGA